The Elaeis guineensis isolate ETL-2024a chromosome 5, EG11, whole genome shotgun sequence DNA segment ATCAAATGTTCTTAAATGATGTTCATGAATCTGATATGACATTCAGTTTTTCAGCTACAGCAAGCATAGGACTGATGTAGATTGAGCAACAAAGAATACCTTCACGTTTCCGAGCTTCCTCCTCTTCTCGCAGCTTGGTCAGCCTCTCTTCCTCAGACTTAATATAGAAAAGCAGCTTACGTTTAATCTCCCTTTCACGTTTCCTCATAGCTGCAAGCTGGTTGATAcgatcctctctctctttctttaatCGGTTATATTCTTCTTCACGGTGACTAACTATTCTATCCTGAAAGATAGCCTGCAAACAAAGACAGCAAAGTATTTGCAAAACAGTGGAAAggaggaaaaataaaaagaaagaaaatttataacATCACATCGATGTAGCATTGCATAATAATGATTCCTTGGACAAACAGGAAAATTATTTGCAATTACATTCTTCATGACAAGCAAGATTTGCTTGatgataaattatgaaaaaaatttaatctttgtCCTAAGGCACGACCGGAGGAAATTAGGGCTTTCTTGTCTAATGTATCTAACATATCTTCAAGTTCTTCTAATAACACAAAACCTTGATACTTTTGCTACTTGCCAGGTTCCAATTGATATCTCCGAGTGGGAACCCACTATGTGATGCAATACATTTGTGGGCATCAAAGCATAAAATCCCCAGTTATGTGATAACAAAGGTAGGAATATTAGTTGCTCAATCACTATAAGCaacatattaaatatatattgataaaaaaaaatccagCAGAAAGGATAAATCACATCTGGCTATCAAAATAGGGGTACCAGCAAAGAAACAGCAGATCTGCATTATATTAATCTAGAAACAGGATATAAAAAGTAATATGATGGTAAATTATTGTAATATTTTTCGAACTGCTATGCCTCAAGATATGCTAGTATTAGAACCATAACCATCAAGCTTTGGTCCCAAGCGATGGGTAGGGTGAATCCTCATTCACCAAGCATTCCTGTTAGGGCTACTTCTGAACTTACTCCAAGCTACTATGTTGTGGTACATCCCATCAAACAAGGATGCCCTAGTTTTCACACATAATGAACTTGTTTTTGTTACCACAGTTTAACAAGCTTTTTATAAATGGCTGTCAACCTATACAGACAAGCCCCACTTGAGACAAGCTTTGGAGGTGATGGCCCGTGGCAATCCTACAAATGCCTATAGATAAACAAACATTGTGAGCAATTCCTTCGTTATTCAGTCAAATGTAATCACCATGTCAAGCCATTGATCAACCAGCATGCTCCATTTCACGGAGGGAACAGGGAAGGTACGTTGCTTAAGTAGACCATCAGACAGTAGAACAGTGTTGATTGTCTATTCTGACTAAGGATCTGCATGATGCCGGGAACATCAAAAGCTCTAGGAGAATGCCTGACACGTATCATGCATATCATGTATCCCAAGGATGAGATGGTACAGCCCACTCTTGTGGTGGAACAATCAAATATCCAATGAACATCAGGCTTTGTTTCTTATTATGGATTGGCTTTAAACATCTCcctttgccattaaaatttataatatcaagACTGGAAAAAGGGCAGGATATTGAATTGGTCCATAGGATCAACCAGGTGGATATCAGAGTATCTAAACAACTATTGAATTACAAAATTATGTTCCATGGAACTGCTATTAAACCAATTTGTGGATTTTTGAACTACTAGATTGATACTTCATGTCCAAAGATAATACTAATAAAGGGATTTTCTGGAATCACTAGGATAAGCAAACCTTGTTATCTAACATCCTCGAGAGCCTGTTCTTCTCTTGGAGATCACCCGCATGGTGCTGCCTGCTCAGCTCTATCTCTTTCTGCAAAAAGTAGCAACATATTTTCATAAATAACAAGCAAGCTGTGAACATAACCTATAACATAGACCACAAGGAAAGTTATTGCAAAGCAAACCAGTTGTTCGTGTTCATGAAGAATTTTCTCTTCCACCAAGTGTTGTTGGTATGCCTCTTCAATCAGTGgggcctcttcttctctctttgccCGTTCCATGTAATCCATTGTTTTTGCTAGTTTCTGCAgtttcttctccatctcctgacgcCCTTTCACTTGCTCATCCACAATATGCTGAAGCAGGTCTTTCTTTGCAAGCTTATCCTGCAGGATCATAAGAACGTCCCAAACTTTCAGAGAAAAACCAATAAACTTGTTCATTGTCAGGCACACGTGCAAACATGTACATGCACACTGtgagagagagagtggagagggccAGTAAACAATAGGCAAGTATACATAAGCTATAGTAGACAGATGAACCCAAGAATAAGTCATCTGAGGACAAAAAATGACCAGATAAATATATCTAACAGAGATTTCGTTCGAGTTCTAGAAGATTTGAAGCCAGAACATTTGAAGCCAGAACGGCCACTCAGTAAAGATCAAAAGAAAGAAGTTTTCATTTTAACTACCAAATAATCAACAATGGTgggaaaatatataaaataacaaATGAAAGGGTAAAAATTACATTTGAAGGAAATTTAAACCAGCAAACAAAAAGATTGATCATCTGGTGATGTTACAAACATTAGCCAGTCCACATCTTGCCTCCTTTAGCATGCAAAGTTTTGCACGATCTAAAACTAGCTTCATTGTTATGGCTTATTAGTGTTGCCAATGAATCAGATCAACAAAGAATTATGTGAATTAATAAGTATAGCCCACAAGTCGCAGGACTCCTGGTATTGTATATTTTTCTgaagtacccaaaaaaaaaaaaaaaggaaaagcatATACCCCTTCAAGCAAAGGTTTCTTTCCCTTCCTTTTAGCAAGTTTTCCTGTTCCCTGAAGTAAGTCCTGAACTTCTTGAGCTTCTCTCTCTTCTATTTCACGGCGAATCCTCTGCTCCTCCCTTCGGGAGTACTCAGTAGCAAGCCGCTGCTGTTCTGCTTGTTCAGTTTGCTTCTGAAGTTGTAATCTTCTATAttcttcctccctttccttaAAAGCCAAATACCATCCATTGCAATATATTAGTTATTTGGAAATCATAAGAATAGATATTTATTTGTAAAGAGAGAAATCAACTGATATATACCATTTCCAGCATATGGCGCTCATGTTCTTCCTTGCGTTTCTCAATTATCGATTTCCGGGCAAGAAGCCTTTTGTGTTCCTTATCCACTATTTCCGCTAAACCATGTAGGTTTTCCCCCAGTTTGGATTGCTTTTTCACTGATGGATAAATCAGGCTCCTCGCTCTATTAAGAGAATCAGCAAGAATGGTCAGGTGATCACAAAGCCTGTCAGATTCAATATCCTGGAGAGACGGAAAAGCAAGCCATAcgttcatcaaatcaattcataTGAATAACAGTGAATGCACTTTAGTTTATGAATGTACATATGCCCAAGTTTATTCCAAGCATCATAAGGATTTTCTAGTCAATGGAGAATACACATGCACAAATATGACATTAAAAAATAATGTAAGCACAATGCAACATGCTTATGTTTAATGCAAACTGCAAACATTTCCCAGTTCCAGGAAAGTTTGGAAAATTCTAACTGAAatattatcaaggatcatataaTACAGATTGCACCTCAAAAACTCATAGGAACAGAGCAAAGGCGCAGCATAAGACCAAAAACATCAGTCACTGCAAATGCTTTTCATAGTaagaaacagagagagagagaggagagaaaagagaagagttGCAAAACAATAGCATCTAGTAAATGTAAAACATGCTTGAATCAACAGTAAGGCCATATGCGATAAGGTGCATAATAAAGCACATGCAGAACATACTAATTCCATTGCCCTAGATTGTTGTTTTCGCTGAcaacacaatcaagatccattaaGCACAAAAGAATCACAGAAAGctgaaacatatatttatttattttgtactGTAACAAGCAAAGATACATCCATAAGTGTCTGCATAAAAGCTATAGAAAACAGAAACATCTAATAACTTCACATTACCGCCTCTAAGTTCCTGCCATATGTGCAAGAACCTGGAAAGCAACTATACAGCAAATACTGTAGAAAACTAAGTTTAAAGGAAGCAATCCCATCTAAGCATCCACCTCCTAAAGACTATTGGGTTTGTGAAAAAGATATACATAAGATGTCAAGCAATCATGCTCATaggcataaaaataaatagatttaagAATCATGACTGCTGATAAATAAGTTGCCTACACCTAAAGCAACATGAATAATACCTAACTCGGACAGCAAATTGGATAGGGTAAGGAACCAATTTCACATAGGGTCAGGATCATGCAAGGTCTTGCAActcaaaacaaaataaaatcaaatcataCTCATGCCCTTAAGAAAATCAAGATAGTCAAAAAAGAGTGGATTAGACACAATTAGAACAGATTAGAATTAAGTGGAAAAATTTAGAACCAACTGATATATCTGGTGTTTTTTTGCAGCCAAAATGTGTGTGCATGATAAAGAAACCATAACAAGAATATGCAAGGAGAAAAAACATGAGGCCCACGCATGTGCCTGAACACAGTAGGCatgcatgtatgcataaaaaCCAAATAACTCAATTGCGTTATGAGAAAAAGCAATGGCCACTTGTAAAAGTGGCACATCCACCACATGAGaggaaaatttaagaaaaaaggtgCACATACCACATTACCAAATAGAATGGCATCCTTCAGGTGATCAACTTTCATAGCAACAAAATTATATTTAACTGCGTCAACTGAAATCTTCTCCACAACTGAGAAGTCAAAAAAGGGTATCATCTTCGATAGCATCTCAATTTTCATCGATTGATATACCTGAGAAACCTGAACAAAATAAAGGCAGAATACATATAAATACGTATACGGATTCTGACATAACAATAATTATAGAAAAGGCACTAATAGAAGCAGAAAAACAAAAAAACCTGCTGTAGTGCTCTCAATGTGGTAAGCTTTTCGAGAGCAGGGATATATTGTGCTAGTTGCACTTCTGGAACAGAAGAGGCTGACGAGAGCTTGCCCCCAAGTTTGGAAATTTTAGTAAGCAAAGGCTGAACTTTTGATGCAAGGTCCAAAGGAAGGAATTCGTGCTCTAAGAGATGGTAGAGATCCTTCACTTCTTGGGACACACATGTCATTACACCTTTAGTGACCTGCAGCAAAATATGTTTATTAAGCTAACAATGATATATACAATGCCAGCCTAATAAAGTACATCTTACACATGAGTTACCAAAAATCATATTCAGTTATGAAACACATGAGAATCAAACTAATGAGACAGTCGAGTTTAATCCTGTACTTCTTTTGCTTAAACACCAATTCAGTAGGCTTTGATGCACCTCTACCTTAGCAATGCTCTTTGTACCTCGATGCTGTAGGGACAAAAAACCCCGCATCCAAGAAGACCACGCATAGTTTGTAGGCATTGAGGCATTTTTACTGATAAGCAATGAGCAAAGCAAATTCTGAGATTATTTCCCCAGTAAACCATAAATTTACTTCCCTTGAGTTAAAAGAGTTATATGATGGATAATGATTGCTGGGGGAGACAGCCAAGGTAACACATTTCGAACAATATTTATTCCACCCACTTTGAGCACAAAGAATTTTATGACAAAACAAAAGAGCCAAGCATCAAAGTAATGGCATCATGATCCAATTCATCAATTCCAACATCTGACCTCCAAAATTACAAGCAGGTAATCATGGTTAATGAATCTAATAGTGTTGATGAAGACATCAACCACTTATCTTGCAAAAGGACAGAAATGGCTAAAAAGGTATAAAGCTTGTAGCATTTCACATTTTCAATGTTATATTTAGTTTGACATGTATTACATAGTCACACCATTCTTTAGGCATGTAACATAAAAAGGAATGTATATTacatttaaatatcaaaaattgaaCTCACAAAACCCTATTTTCTACTGAAAACCAAACAAAGAAAGCTTAAAGCCTTGAAAACAAGAAAAAATGGTGTATTTGGTATGGTACGATACAACACTAGTACAACCAGTATCCTATCCGATACCAAGAATGCGAACCTTCGTGTTTGGTGGATAACATTTGTCATTAGATTATGAATCTTCACATTATATGGATGCAATGGTATTATTATGTTTAAGTGGATGATATTTTATAGCTTTGTCCTTGATGTTCTTGCATTATGATTTGCATgaaattgatgtcaaatattgtACAAAGTATAAGATAAGAACAAAGCGACAATCATATAGTTAAAATGCAAATCAAAAAGATTAGTTGCTCCTCCTCAAATTAAAGGTTTGACTATTATACTATCAAGCCTGCTTATAAACACAAGAAAAAACATAaacaaaaaaatatctaaaacatTACTATTACATGATGTCTCAAGTCATACCAATTCCACAAGGAGTGATGAGCGTGAAAGctgcaaaatttaaaaaaaaaaaaaaagaaaaaaggaaaaaagttaGGATACACAAACTACACCATTTGCAAAACCTGGGAGTAAAATGAtaattagttaaaaaaaaaaacataccatTTCTCTACTCTCTCGTTTAGGATCAAGAGCGAAGTTGATAAGGCTTGCCATCTGTAGATTGCGCTCCTTTTCGTTTTCAAGCTCCAAATGAGATGCACCATAGTTACGGTCATATGGGGCCACTGAAAGTGCAGCTAATAGAACAGATGATGCTATCAGTTGCAAATCCTTTTGTGATAAGTTCTTATTGTAGCTCTTTTGCAGAGTGAAAAGTCTAAGCCATGCAAATGCATGGTAAAGATGACTTTCTGAGACCCAGAATATCTCTGTTAATTTGGCATAATATATGACCATCAAGGATGGCTTTGGACTTTTCTTTACCATGCTCATTAAACCATGGATATCTTCTACTGAACGGAATGCTTCCTGTAACAAGACATCACAGAAGACCATGATAAGAAACCAAAGTGACTGAATGCAAGTGCAGACAAGAATGCAAGTTGCTATATCACAAACCTGCCACAGTTCAAGATCAGTTGCTATCTTGAGCTGCTCTACTCGTGTATCCAAGTAAAGCTGCAAGCTTTCAGGAGCAGTGAGATCAGGCCTATCTCTCTGATCACGGTATTTGTTTAGATTAGCAAGATGGTTCCTTATAATCTCACATAACCTACGAAACTCAGTGGTCCTCTTATACTGTTTACAGAATTGGAAAGCCCGGTGTGCTGTCATCTAAATAAAAGAAGCGAATAAACAGGCATAAGATAGCTGGGAGAAGCATTGCCAAacaaatattattaataactCTTAGGTCATGCATGTCATGGCAAAGTTTGATGTTTTGTCGCTTGTAGATAAAAATACATCAATAAACAGCTTATCTGAAATCATCTATTGGCAATTCACCATAAAAGAACAATCGCGCCAGATTCTACAAGCAAATTGTTTCCATATTCCACAGAGCTACAGTTTAAGATACACAAATAATCATATAACCATAACATCTAAACAAAAAATTATAGTCAGTAGCGTTCATTATTTATGCATTCATTTTCAATTGTTTATTATGATAGACTGCATAAATATAACAACATCAGAAGGTAGAGCAACATCAGGAATTTCATTCTCCACTTTTAATCAGCTAGATCCAAGGTTAGGTCTGGATGCATCATTATTGCTCTAGGTTTGTCATAAAGGAGCATACGCACACAATACAACATGTGCACGTGTCTGGACAAATCGAATTATCATACAATGGTTTGTGTGCATATGAGAACACGTATGATACAATGAATTGCATTAGGATTCAGAACACATATCATACAATGAACTGAGATGGTAAAATCTACAAATCATTCATTCATATAGTTTTTCATGCAATCTTATGATGCCATTCCACTAAAATGAAAATGTGAGGTAAAGCCCATAAACTTGGTGTTTTTAAAAGAAGTTCTGCAGATCAATCATGGTTCGCCGAACTAAGCTGAACCGCCTGGTTCAGGGCATGCCGAACCATACTAGCGGCCGATCGGGACGGTTCCGGTGTTCGAAACGAGAAACTAgcgaggaggagagggagaaaggaaaaaaaggaagaggggagaaggaaggagagggaaagagagagggagagagggcctCACAACGCCGTCGAAGGGCAGCTGAGCTCATTGCACTGCTGTCGAGCTCGATGGAAGCCAGGGGatggagagaaggagagggagaggagactACCGAAATGCCGGTGAGGCCACTACACCACCGCCGAGGTTGGTGGAGGCCAGAGGGGCTTTGCTCTCCTGATCGAAACAAGAGTTTCAAcccctgtttcataatttttttggatttatcaGGTGAAGTCATTGTTTCTTCACTACGAAACAAGGGTTGAAGCCCTTGTTTCCGCCTCTCCTCCAACCTTCAACAGCAACACAGCTGCCTCACCGGCCCTCTGAGGGCCTCCAAAGGCCTCCTTTCCGCCTCCCTCTTCTTCCCTCCTTCTGCCCTCTTGCGGCTTCTCCCAAGGTCAATAATGGTGCAGCAAGCTCAACTGCCCTCCGATGGCCTCCAGaagctctctctccctctccctctctcttcctctctcattCTCCCTCCACCCTCTCTATGTGTTAGTTTGGACACAATATGGAACAGTAGGAGCGTGTATTGAATCATACCACCGACCGACTGGTCCGGGCTCCAATACCAACAAAACGAACCTTCATATCAATGCATTTGCTTATCCAATTAAGCCCCCATGCAACATGCACATGGCGGTCATTGTTCTTGCTGCTCAACACAAATAACATATTTAGGGCTCGATAAGTTATGCTAGAATAGAGGAGCAGCACATACGTTAGTACACCACGCAGCAAACAAGATTGAAAACATCATGCTCTCAAATTATCCATGCACTGGGCATAAGCATAGGGCATCAAAGAGAAGCTTTGATATCCTGACAAGGCTGTATAGCACAACACAGTATGCAAGATGCATTTCTTGGACAAGCCCAACAAAGAACATTGGAGTGCCCAAAGTTTTGCTCGACAACACCAAGATTTTGCTGCCCTTTTAATATGGTAAGCCACAAAAAATTATGCATTAATAGCCAAGTGCTGCATAAGAATACATCATTTATCCAGTTGCACACCAAGGCTCACATGACAaagaagcaaagaagaaagaATAAATGAAAAGGAAGATGAAAAGGAGTTGCAGTATGCAAGAGGTCAAGCCAAAGCATATATGCGGACAGCATTTTTTTactatctaaaaataataaaacagATGAAACACAATAAAAACAATAAAAATGATAGTAATTTTTTGGACAAATAACAGCAATACTTATAATAACAACAGCTAACAAACAGTGCTTACTATATTGTACTTAAAGCTTATAGCAATAATTATGAAGTAATTAACATACTAACATTATTATTACCTACACCCAGCCTGCAAACCCTCCTCCAGCCTAACCATCAGCTGGAACCCACTTTATTTACATGGGCTATAAAGGATCACAGGCAATGGTAAGCAAGTTATATATAAAATTACAAAATGTGAGAGGGAAATGTATGCAACCACGGAATGCTACATGGACTGCCTTTTCACTCCATATGCATTACAACCGCATATAAAGAACATTATGCAGGCAAGGGACTGCATTCGCATATGCTCCTGCACAACtgcattttttttcctcttttctttttttgtggtcttttttttggggggtgcGGGGGGGTGGGGGGGATAGAAGAGATAAAAAGAAATAACTAATTCAAGCCATATCTAGTTGATTCCTATATCTAAAAATTGTAAAATCGCACAAAATCCACAATCATGATAGTGTAACAACTCACATCAACAGTCAACATTATCTGTGACAGGAATAAGACTTCAAACCTATGTCTAAAAATTGTAAAATCGCATGAAATCCACAATCATGATAGTGTAACAACTCATATCAACAGTCAACATTATCTGTGACAGGAATAAGACTTCAAACCTATATCTAAAAATTGTAAAATCACACAAAATCCACAATCATGATAGTGTAACAACTCATATCAAAAGTCAACATTATCTGTGACAGGAATAAGACTTCAAACCTCTACCTTACAACAATTCCTACAAAATCATGAATTCTTGAACAAAATAAATTCAAGAAGTTCTATCAATCTAGAATATAAAAGACAAAATGTCCATATCTCAAGTATTTCTCAGAAAAGCCTAGaagtcaaaattaaatttaatacaaAAACCCCGTTGTTTCATGCTTCCACTTGTAAATTAGCATATTGCAGCCATAGGATCTTTATGAATGTGTTGCTTGAACAGATTTACATATAGGAATATGAAATGAACTTGTATTCAGTCCAAGTTGATGCAGTTCATTATTAACAAACAATATGTGAGTTGGTGGACAGAAGAAATGCATGAAGGTGAAACGATAGCTTTCTTTATATATTCCAATTTTACAAAACTTGGGCTAAAGAGAACATTTAACATAAAAACAACAAGAGCCCTCAAACTCATGATCATCATGACTCTGGCGCTCCCTTAACCCAATCTACAGCAAAAATAGGATTCCAGCACTAAAAGCTAACAACGTGTtttaaaaatgggaaaaaaattaaataccATATGTGGAGAATTTTCAAGAAAAAACTCCAAAAATTCATCTTctcattttta contains these protein-coding regions:
- the LOC105045408 gene encoding eukaryotic translation initiation factor 3 subunit A; this translates as MATFAKPENALKRAEELINVGQKQAALQALHDLITSKRYRAWQKTLERIMFKYVELCVDMRRGRFAKDGLIQYRIICQQVNVSSLEEVIKHFMQLSTERAEQARSQAQALEDALDVEDLEADKRPEDLMLSYVSGEKGKDRSDRELVTPWFKFLWETYRTVLEILRNNSKLEALYAMTAHRAFQFCKQYKRTTEFRRLCEIIRNHLANLNKYRDQRDRPDLTAPESLQLYLDTRVEQLKIATDLELWQEAFRSVEDIHGLMSMVKKSPKPSLMVIYYAKLTEIFWVSESHLYHAFAWLRLFTLQKSYNKNLSQKDLQLIASSVLLAALSVAPYDRNYGASHLELENEKERNLQMASLINFALDPKRESREMLSRSSLLVELVTKGVMTCVSQEVKDLYHLLEHEFLPLDLASKVQPLLTKISKLGGKLSSASSVPEVQLAQYIPALEKLTTLRALQQVSQVYQSMKIEMLSKMIPFFDFSVVEKISVDAVKYNFVAMKVDHLKDAILFGNVDIESDRLCDHLTILADSLNRARSLIYPSVKKQSKLGENLHGLAEIVDKEHKRLLARKSIIEKRKEEHERHMLEMEREEEYRRLQLQKQTEQAEQQRLATEYSRREEQRIRREIEEREAQEVQDLLQGTGKLAKRKGKKPLLEGDKLAKKDLLQHIVDEQVKGRQEMEKKLQKLAKTMDYMERAKREEEAPLIEEAYQQHLVEEKILHEHEQLKEIELSRQHHAGDLQEKNRLSRMLDNKAIFQDRIVSHREEEYNRLKKEREDRINQLAAMRKREREIKRKLLFYIKSEEERLTKLREEEEARKREEEERRKKEEAERKAKLDAIAERQRQRERELEEREKLRRDALLGKTAEPPSQPTDPVSGPRPSEPVAVAAAAAAAAAAASGAGKYVPKFRRERAEGLQAASPEPDRWGRQDDRPPPFSDRWRSDDRRPSYGGGGSRLPSSSSSWSSSRSRS